One Tripterygium wilfordii isolate XIE 37 chromosome 10, ASM1340144v1, whole genome shotgun sequence DNA segment encodes these proteins:
- the LOC120007100 gene encoding uncharacterized protein LOC120007100 has protein sequence MVPVILLISLIFSLTISANSQSGESIYEVLRAHGLPMGLLPKGVKEFNVVDKGRFEVYLDQACNAKFESQLHYERNVSFSLSYGQIGALSGITAQELFLWFPVKGIRVDIPSSGLIYFDVGVVFKQFSLSLFESPRECLAVPAVDVKGIRDGMFLVEKVAKSQSGELRFQLDQESSVRDVL, from the exons atGGTGCCTGTAATTCTTttgatttcattaattttttctcTTACGATCAGTGCCAATTCGCAGTCGGGAGAGTCGATATATGAGGTTTTACGTGCTCATGGGCTGCCCATGGGCCTGCTACCGAAGGGAGTGAAGGAGTTTAACGTCGTTGATAAGGGGCGTTTCGAGGTGTACCTCGATCAGGCTTGTAATGCTAAGTTTGAAAGCCAGTTGCATTACGAGAGGAACGTTTCGTTCAGTCTGAGCTACGGCCAGATCGGGGCGCTATCTGGTATAACAGCGCAGGAGTTGTTCCTGTGGTTCCCGGTTAAGGGGATTCGGGTCGATATACCCAGTTCAGGTCTCATTTACTTTGATGTGGGTGTCGTATTTAAGCAGTTTTCTCTGTCCCTGTTTGAATCGCCGAGAGAATGTTTGGCAGTACCGGCTGTGGATGTTAAGGGAATTAGAGATGGCATGTTTTTGGTGGAGAAAGTGGCCAAG AGTCAATCTGGTGAGCTTCGGTTTCAACTCGATCAAGAAAGTTCTGTGAGAGATGTTCTGTAG
- the LOC120006789 gene encoding poly(A)-specific ribonuclease PARN-like isoform X1 has protein sequence MVSLRPLLQRRLLSTTASKNPHNHRNCNNNRIRSQKWAIKQVTKSNFSDSVEELKNHISSSDFVAVSLRKTGSFSAPWHRVSPFDAPETAYFKAKYAAERFQILQFAVCPFSIRADKLIAHPYNFHLFPRDELRTGMPSYSFSCQTSHLMSMAREGLDFNTCIYDGISYLSRAQETAAKVRTGNPQRASHVIESTSTPSVADSVFIERIKSRVKHWKNACKNSGTSVDGKNMQVLILQSPCLLSFSVQLLIYLLFILDVLLISMRKLLLGSENYGSRPSMTIDVCSERQVQLVLEMLQGFFDELVPLIIPAKGGGTQAVRVVLTISKEDKDLLESELRDLEEEQTKKVRGFREVIDLISASQKPVVSHNSLNDFTFIHSKFLAPLPSNMDEFKSSLRSVFGHVLDVNHLMREIGSLGKVSSIPAAISYLRNRFFLPTNVEVPQQVMSTEDKILGTRVVWLCQLFTKLCSILKIDLNAVRFGNDSQLVSYANIFNACFTNSQESTDGDIRVWSNSRKKVSSKDLIFLWGFRNGITAGMLKSMLQGSHEVFSEEFNVRLVDKSSAIVVFWQPGLSETFLDAMKSFELSEPLREMVSEGLRASGYEIYMKACSLHLRETNLADSLEKALVCHDSETAPGIKPSEIQWSEMMIDFDNL, from the exons ATGGTGTCGCTGCGTCCCCTGCTTCAACGACGCCTTCTCTCCACCACCGCCTCAAAAAACCCTCACAACCACCGAAACTGCAATAACAATCGAATTCGCAGCCAGAAATGGGCCATAAAGCAGGTGACGAAGTCCAATTTCTCGGACTCTGTAGAGGAGTTAAAGAACCACATCTCCAGCTCTGATTTCGTGGCTGTGTCGTTGCGGAAGACTGGGTCCTTTTCTGCCCCGTGGCACCGGGTTTCCCCTTTCGACGCGCCAGAAACCGCCTATTTTAAGGCCAAGTACGCCGCCGAGCGCTTCCAGATTCTTCAGTTCGCTGTGTGCCCGTTTTCCATTAGGGCCGATAAACTCATCGCCCACCC ATATAATTTCCATTTGTTCCCTAGGGACGAACTGAGGACAGGGATGCCATCTTATAGCTTTTCTTGTCAAACATCTCATTTGATGTCCATGGCTCGAGAAGGTCTTGATTTTAATACCTGCATATATGATG GCATATCATACTTATCTAGAGCTCAGGAGACTGCAGCAAAAGTTAGGACTGGGAATCCTCAACGTGCAAGTCATGTGATAGAATCTACATCAACTCCCTCTGTTGCCGATTCAGTTTTCATTGAAAGGATAAAATCACGTGTTAAGCATTGGAAAAATGCTTGTAAAAACTCTGGTACAAGTGTGGATGGTAAGAATATGCAGGTGTTAATTCTTCAATCACCATGTTTACTCTCATTTTCTGTCcaacttttaatttatttgcttTTCATTTTAGATGTCCTCTTGATTTCCATGAGAAAACTCTTGTTGGGAAGCGAAAATTATGGATCAAGGCCATCTATGACTATTGATGTTTGCAGTGAACGTCAAGTGCAACTTGTGTTAGAG ATGTTGCAAGGATTTTTTGATGAACTTGTTCCTTTAATAATCCCGGCAAAGGGTGGAGGGACCCAGGCAGTTCGTGTTGTCTTGACGATCTCAAAAGAGGACAAGGACCTTCTGGAG AGTGAGCTTCGAGATCTTGAAGAGGAACAAACCAAGAAGGTTCGTGGCTTTCGTGAGGTGATCGATTTGATTTCGGCTTCCCAGAAACCTGTTGTCTCCCACAATTCTCTTAATG ATTTTACATTTATTCACTCAAAATTCCTTGCTCCCTTGCCTTCCAACATGGATGAGTTCAAGTCTTCCCTGCGCTCAGTTTTCGGCCATGTGCTTGATGTGAACCATCTGATGAGAGAAATTGGAAGTCTAGGAAAAGTGTCAAGTATACCTGCAGCTATATCCTACCTGAGGAATCGATTTTTTTTACCGACTAATGTGGAGGTTCCCCAACAAG TAATGTCAACAGAAGACAAGATTCTTGGGACTCGTGTTGTGTGGCTTTGTCAATTGTTCACAAAGCTATGCTCCATACTAAAAATTGATCTGAATGCTGTTCGATTTGGTAATGATTCACAGCTTGTAAGTTATGCGAACATCTTCAATGCATGTTTCACCAACTCCCAAGAATCAACGGATGGGGATATTAGAGTTTGGAGCAACAGCCGAAAAAAAGTGAGTTCcaaggatttgattttcttgtgggGCTTTAGGAATGGGATTACGGCAGGAATGTTGAAAAGCATGTTGCAAGGATCCCATGAGGTTTTCTCCGAGGAATTCAATGTTCGATTAGTGGATAAGAGCTCTGCCATTGTAGTATTCTGGCAACCTGGTTTATCTGAAACTTTCCTGGATGCCATGAAAAGTTTTGAGCTCAGTGAACCATTAAGGGAGATGGTTTCAGAAGGCCTAAGAGCATCTGGGTACGAGATTTACATGAAAGCATGTAGTCTGCATTTACGGGAGACAAATTTAGCCGATTCTTTGGAAAAAGCCTTGGTATGCCATGACTCAGAGACTGCTCCGGGAATAAAACCGTCGGAGATTCAGTGGAGTGAGATGATGATTGACTTTGATAACCTTTGA
- the LOC120007790 gene encoding uncharacterized protein LOC120007790, whose product MIFCQVSTQCINVLSCLGISGKGLIDHGQALSVSMTATMDTVGIHVLGVVSNSLGSALRWMILLLDIYGSGLQGSFQFPQLKEVSDFTLRRKVRIGLHLYVPDGKPMIGPLWCAWFVKYTHCYWTMKVADSQWLWGPLKRLRTWCWANWKC is encoded by the exons ATGATATTCTGTCAAGTGTCAacccaatgcatcaatgtccTGTCCTGCCTTGGAATTTCAG GGAAAGGATTGATTGATCATGGGCAGGCTCTTTCTGTTTCAATGACAGCCACAATGGATACTGTGGGAATCCATGTTCTTG GAGTAGTCTCCAATTCGCTGGGTTCAGCACTAAGGTGGATGATTCTATTATTGGATATATATGGAAGTGGGCTGCAGGGTTCTTTCCAGTTTCCTCAATTGAAAGAAGTTTCAGATTTCACTTTGAGAAGAAAAGTGAGAATAGGTTTACACCTTTACG TGCCTGATGGGAAGCCTATGATTGGGCCTCTGTGGTGTGCTTGGTTTGTCAAATATACACATTGCTACTGGACAATGAAGGTTGCGGACTCTCAATG GCTTTGGGGACCATTGAAACGGTTGCGAACATGGTGTTGGGCAAACTGGAAATGTTGA
- the LOC120006789 gene encoding poly(A)-specific ribonuclease PARN-like isoform X2, producing the protein MVSLRPLLQRRLLSTTASKNPHNHRNCNNNRIRSQKWAIKQVTKSNFSDSVEELKNHISSSDFVAVSLRKTGSFSAPWHRVSPFDAPETAYFKAKYAAERFQILQFAVCPFSIRADKLIAHPYNFHLFPRDELRTGMPSYSFSCQTSHLMSMAREGLDFNTCIYDGISYLSRAQETAAKVRTGNPQRASHVIESTSTPSVADSVFIERIKSRVKHWKNACKNSGTSVDDVLLISMRKLLLGSENYGSRPSMTIDVCSERQVQLVLEMLQGFFDELVPLIIPAKGGGTQAVRVVLTISKEDKDLLESELRDLEEEQTKKVRGFREVIDLISASQKPVVSHNSLNDFTFIHSKFLAPLPSNMDEFKSSLRSVFGHVLDVNHLMREIGSLGKVSSIPAAISYLRNRFFLPTNVEVPQQVMSTEDKILGTRVVWLCQLFTKLCSILKIDLNAVRFGNDSQLVSYANIFNACFTNSQESTDGDIRVWSNSRKKVSSKDLIFLWGFRNGITAGMLKSMLQGSHEVFSEEFNVRLVDKSSAIVVFWQPGLSETFLDAMKSFELSEPLREMVSEGLRASGYEIYMKACSLHLRETNLADSLEKALVCHDSETAPGIKPSEIQWSEMMIDFDNL; encoded by the exons ATGGTGTCGCTGCGTCCCCTGCTTCAACGACGCCTTCTCTCCACCACCGCCTCAAAAAACCCTCACAACCACCGAAACTGCAATAACAATCGAATTCGCAGCCAGAAATGGGCCATAAAGCAGGTGACGAAGTCCAATTTCTCGGACTCTGTAGAGGAGTTAAAGAACCACATCTCCAGCTCTGATTTCGTGGCTGTGTCGTTGCGGAAGACTGGGTCCTTTTCTGCCCCGTGGCACCGGGTTTCCCCTTTCGACGCGCCAGAAACCGCCTATTTTAAGGCCAAGTACGCCGCCGAGCGCTTCCAGATTCTTCAGTTCGCTGTGTGCCCGTTTTCCATTAGGGCCGATAAACTCATCGCCCACCC ATATAATTTCCATTTGTTCCCTAGGGACGAACTGAGGACAGGGATGCCATCTTATAGCTTTTCTTGTCAAACATCTCATTTGATGTCCATGGCTCGAGAAGGTCTTGATTTTAATACCTGCATATATGATG GCATATCATACTTATCTAGAGCTCAGGAGACTGCAGCAAAAGTTAGGACTGGGAATCCTCAACGTGCAAGTCATGTGATAGAATCTACATCAACTCCCTCTGTTGCCGATTCAGTTTTCATTGAAAGGATAAAATCACGTGTTAAGCATTGGAAAAATGCTTGTAAAAACTCTGGTACAAGTGTGGATG ATGTCCTCTTGATTTCCATGAGAAAACTCTTGTTGGGAAGCGAAAATTATGGATCAAGGCCATCTATGACTATTGATGTTTGCAGTGAACGTCAAGTGCAACTTGTGTTAGAG ATGTTGCAAGGATTTTTTGATGAACTTGTTCCTTTAATAATCCCGGCAAAGGGTGGAGGGACCCAGGCAGTTCGTGTTGTCTTGACGATCTCAAAAGAGGACAAGGACCTTCTGGAG AGTGAGCTTCGAGATCTTGAAGAGGAACAAACCAAGAAGGTTCGTGGCTTTCGTGAGGTGATCGATTTGATTTCGGCTTCCCAGAAACCTGTTGTCTCCCACAATTCTCTTAATG ATTTTACATTTATTCACTCAAAATTCCTTGCTCCCTTGCCTTCCAACATGGATGAGTTCAAGTCTTCCCTGCGCTCAGTTTTCGGCCATGTGCTTGATGTGAACCATCTGATGAGAGAAATTGGAAGTCTAGGAAAAGTGTCAAGTATACCTGCAGCTATATCCTACCTGAGGAATCGATTTTTTTTACCGACTAATGTGGAGGTTCCCCAACAAG TAATGTCAACAGAAGACAAGATTCTTGGGACTCGTGTTGTGTGGCTTTGTCAATTGTTCACAAAGCTATGCTCCATACTAAAAATTGATCTGAATGCTGTTCGATTTGGTAATGATTCACAGCTTGTAAGTTATGCGAACATCTTCAATGCATGTTTCACCAACTCCCAAGAATCAACGGATGGGGATATTAGAGTTTGGAGCAACAGCCGAAAAAAAGTGAGTTCcaaggatttgattttcttgtgggGCTTTAGGAATGGGATTACGGCAGGAATGTTGAAAAGCATGTTGCAAGGATCCCATGAGGTTTTCTCCGAGGAATTCAATGTTCGATTAGTGGATAAGAGCTCTGCCATTGTAGTATTCTGGCAACCTGGTTTATCTGAAACTTTCCTGGATGCCATGAAAAGTTTTGAGCTCAGTGAACCATTAAGGGAGATGGTTTCAGAAGGCCTAAGAGCATCTGGGTACGAGATTTACATGAAAGCATGTAGTCTGCATTTACGGGAGACAAATTTAGCCGATTCTTTGGAAAAAGCCTTGGTATGCCATGACTCAGAGACTGCTCCGGGAATAAAACCGTCGGAGATTCAGTGGAGTGAGATGATGATTGACTTTGATAACCTTTGA